One window of Kosakonia cowanii JCM 10956 = DSM 18146 genomic DNA carries:
- the yjgA gene encoding ribosome biogenesis factor YjgA has product MTKQPDDWLDDVPGNESEDEDDEIIWVSKSEIKRDAEELKQLGAEMVELGKNALDKIPLDQDLRDAIELAQRIKKEGRRRQLQLIGKMLRQRDVEPIRQALDKLKNRHNQQVAFFHKLEHLRDRLIEEGDDAVPDVLNLWPNADRQQLRSLIRNAKKEKESNKPPKTARLIFQYLRELAESSEES; this is encoded by the coding sequence ATGACAAAGCAGCCCGACGACTGGCTCGACGACGTGCCCGGTAACGAGAGCGAAGACGAAGATGATGAGATCATCTGGGTCAGTAAGAGTGAAATTAAGCGCGATGCTGAAGAGTTAAAGCAGCTTGGCGCTGAAATGGTAGAGCTGGGAAAAAACGCGCTGGATAAAATCCCGCTCGACCAGGATCTGCGCGACGCCATTGAGCTGGCGCAGCGCATCAAGAAAGAGGGTCGCCGCCGTCAGTTGCAGTTGATCGGTAAAATGCTGCGTCAACGCGATGTCGAGCCGATTCGCCAGGCGCTGGATAAGCTGAAAAACCGCCATAACCAGCAGGTTGCCTTCTTCCATAAGCTTGAACACCTGCGCGATCGCCTGATTGAAGAGGGTGATGACGCGGTGCCGGACGTGCTGAATCTGTGGCCGAATGCTGATCGCCAGCAACTGCGCTCGCTGATCCGCAACGCCAAGAAAGAGAAAGAGAGCAACAAGCCGCCAAAAACCGCGCGTTTAATCTTCCAGTATCTGCGTGAGCTCGCAGAGAGCAGCGAAGAGAGCTAA